Proteins co-encoded in one Kribbella solani genomic window:
- a CDS encoding ABC transporter substrate-binding protein, giving the protein MIPLTRRAALALAAGAAMALTACSGAATGGGSGSGGGEVVIAGTYPVDSIDPGGPQGGGTGPQMVEQQLFSRLVRTKADGSVEGDLATSWKSDPAAKTWTFTLRKGVKFSDGRELKAADVVDSFKRFTDLKGTNAANFPGYTMTSPADGTVVLTASKPDAAVPRKLTVFFVLPAGVGANDTAFFDKPVGTGPFKLDKFSPNEIVLVPNPQYYAGAPKVTKVTIKKMPELAARLTALRTGEADVVWGIPDDQLPEVQQDSTLNVEVIQSSAVYTMWFNSSTPALKDAAVRRALWQAVDFATIIKKLYPQTGSLSDSVVSKQTLGYVAQTPVTYDPDAAKAALTAAGFDFGTKLRLQFANDEFKQFNQAVVSDLQKIGVQVDLLQKEQAVFTKDLLALNWDINFQQLSNPMLDAVNTVGRLYPCAAKRNGYCNPALDKLISQAAGSTDEQERVKLYGEAEKIIWDDAVGMYPMAVKYAYAWNKRLSGFTPDPNGLPGFAHLQVNS; this is encoded by the coding sequence ATGATTCCTCTGACCCGACGGGCCGCACTGGCCCTTGCGGCCGGTGCCGCCATGGCCCTGACCGCATGTTCCGGCGCCGCCACCGGCGGCGGCTCGGGTTCCGGTGGTGGCGAGGTCGTGATCGCCGGCACCTACCCGGTCGACAGCATCGATCCCGGCGGTCCACAGGGTGGTGGCACCGGACCACAGATGGTCGAGCAGCAGCTCTTCAGCCGGCTGGTACGGACCAAGGCGGACGGTTCGGTCGAGGGTGACCTGGCGACGTCCTGGAAGTCCGACCCGGCCGCGAAGACCTGGACGTTCACGTTGCGCAAGGGCGTGAAGTTCAGCGACGGCAGGGAGTTGAAGGCCGCCGACGTGGTCGACTCGTTCAAACGGTTCACGGACCTGAAGGGTACGAACGCGGCGAACTTCCCCGGGTACACGATGACGTCGCCCGCCGACGGCACCGTCGTACTCACCGCGTCGAAGCCGGACGCCGCTGTCCCGCGCAAACTCACGGTGTTCTTCGTACTGCCCGCGGGCGTCGGCGCGAACGACACCGCGTTCTTCGACAAGCCGGTCGGGACCGGTCCGTTCAAACTGGACAAGTTCAGCCCGAACGAGATCGTCCTGGTACCGAACCCGCAGTACTACGCCGGCGCCCCGAAGGTCACCAAGGTGACGATCAAGAAGATGCCTGAGCTCGCCGCGCGGTTGACCGCGTTGCGTACCGGTGAGGCCGACGTGGTCTGGGGCATCCCGGACGACCAGCTTCCCGAAGTACAGCAGGACTCCACGCTGAACGTCGAGGTCATCCAGAGCTCGGCCGTGTACACGATGTGGTTCAACTCGTCGACGCCCGCGTTGAAGGACGCCGCCGTACGCCGGGCGCTTTGGCAGGCCGTCGACTTCGCGACGATCATCAAGAAGCTTTATCCACAGACCGGTTCGCTGTCCGACTCGGTGGTGTCGAAGCAGACCCTTGGCTACGTAGCGCAGACGCCCGTGACGTACGACCCGGACGCGGCGAAGGCGGCGCTCACGGCGGCTGGATTCGACTTCGGCACGAAGCTGCGGCTGCAGTTCGCGAATGACGAGTTCAAGCAGTTCAACCAGGCGGTGGTCTCCGATCTGCAGAAGATCGGCGTCCAGGTGGACCTGCTGCAGAAGGAGCAGGCGGTCTTCACCAAGGACCTGCTCGCGCTGAACTGGGACATCAACTTCCAGCAACTGTCCAACCCGATGCTCGACGCCGTGAACACGGTCGGCCGGCTCTACCCGTGTGCGGCGAAGCGCAACGGGTACTGCAATCCGGCGTTGGACAAACTGATCTCACAGGCCGCCGGCAGCACCGACGAACAGGAGCGGGTCAAGCTGTACGGCGAAGCGGAGAAGATCATCTGGGACGACGCGGTCGGCATGTATCCAATGGCAGTCAAGTATGCGTACGCGTGGAACAAGCGGCTGAGCGGCTTCACTCCGGACCCGAACGGACTGCCCGGCTTCGCGCACCTGCAGGTCAACTCTTGA
- a CDS encoding VanZ family protein has product MLETYRGIPHLLDSWLVLTGMTLPIAISSLRRPGDLIPRLAAFCLPATFVLVLAATLSPTGLHLGVVGQCGARMAGSGGLTSIQAPLNVLLFVPFTGMLTLAGSRRAEAVAAGIGLSASIEAIQALIPSLGRTCQLHDVMTNSLGAFCGVGLAAGLQTIAHGLLVGVRGRRLVTAPYAVEHAALLVVRSRRRPARHRRGTSVAPNRRNAAVRYHRTNTQLSG; this is encoded by the coding sequence GTGCTCGAGACTTATCGCGGTATCCCACACCTACTGGACAGCTGGCTCGTGCTCACCGGCATGACGCTGCCGATCGCCATCTCGTCGTTGCGCCGGCCGGGCGACCTGATCCCCCGGCTGGCCGCGTTCTGCCTGCCGGCGACCTTCGTCCTCGTCCTCGCGGCGACGCTCAGCCCGACCGGCCTGCACCTGGGTGTGGTCGGTCAGTGCGGGGCGCGGATGGCCGGCTCCGGCGGGCTGACCTCGATCCAGGCGCCGCTCAACGTGCTGCTCTTCGTCCCGTTCACCGGGATGCTGACGCTGGCCGGCAGCCGCCGGGCCGAGGCGGTCGCGGCCGGGATCGGGCTGTCAGCGTCGATCGAGGCGATCCAGGCGCTGATCCCGTCGCTCGGGCGGACCTGCCAGCTGCACGACGTGATGACGAACTCGCTCGGCGCCTTCTGCGGGGTCGGCCTCGCGGCCGGGCTGCAGACGATCGCGCACGGCCTGCTGGTCGGCGTACGCGGGCGCCGGCTGGTCACGGCGCCGTACGCGGTCGAGCACGCGGCGCTGCTCGTCGTACGCTCGAGGCGACGCCCCGCCCGGCACCGGCGTGGTACTTCGGTGGCGCCGAACCGTCGTAACGCCGCCGTGAGATATCACAGAACGAATACACAGTTATCCGGATAG
- a CDS encoding sensor histidine kinase, whose translation MSERVWPVRLTVVPYVLLALLAGVTSLIKRDQPESLTIDLGLCALVGLWTLGMFTLRPARRSDTRAMAIFIAGYVVLLAVLVVRDPWFGFLTPAGYFYTFMLLPWPFELLGVGAVAVIAGTAQSYDIPKTDVFGLLGCAAAIGVNVVGMCFGAWLVQRREVLSRQRQDAVDALTEANQRLEATLTENAVLHEQLLTQAREAGVIDERQRMAREIHDTLAQGLTGIVTQLQAAEHSADWRRHVTTAVDLARDSLTEARRSVHALRPQPLQSATLNEAIGDVVRRWSAVHGIDGRLTITGTPRVLTPDEESTLLRAAQEALANVAKYAQATRVGVTLSYLERKVALDVRDDGIGFDPAASTDGSTASAGGGFGLIAMRQRVEALNGTLEIESEPGAGTAISATIPTSGAAADAGASVDAGVAGDAGVAGAAGDAGVSS comes from the coding sequence ATGAGCGAGCGCGTGTGGCCGGTTCGGCTGACAGTGGTGCCGTACGTACTGCTGGCGCTACTCGCCGGCGTCACGAGCCTGATCAAACGCGACCAGCCCGAGTCGCTGACCATCGATCTCGGGCTGTGCGCGCTGGTCGGGCTGTGGACCCTCGGAATGTTCACGCTGCGGCCGGCGCGACGGAGCGACACCCGCGCGATGGCGATCTTCATCGCGGGGTACGTGGTGCTGCTGGCCGTGCTCGTGGTCCGGGACCCGTGGTTCGGGTTCCTCACCCCGGCCGGGTACTTCTACACCTTCATGCTGCTGCCGTGGCCGTTCGAACTGCTCGGCGTCGGCGCGGTCGCGGTGATCGCCGGGACCGCACAGTCGTACGACATTCCGAAGACGGATGTGTTCGGCCTGCTCGGCTGCGCCGCCGCGATCGGCGTGAACGTGGTCGGGATGTGCTTCGGGGCCTGGCTCGTCCAGCGTCGCGAGGTGCTCAGCCGGCAACGCCAGGACGCGGTCGACGCGCTGACCGAAGCCAACCAGCGGCTCGAGGCGACGCTGACCGAGAACGCGGTGCTGCACGAGCAGCTCCTGACCCAGGCCCGGGAGGCAGGCGTGATCGACGAACGACAGCGGATGGCCCGCGAGATCCACGACACCCTCGCGCAGGGGTTGACCGGCATCGTCACGCAACTGCAGGCCGCGGAGCATTCCGCCGACTGGCGCCGGCACGTCACCACCGCAGTCGATCTCGCCCGGGACAGCCTGACCGAGGCACGGCGATCGGTGCACGCGTTGCGTCCACAGCCGCTGCAGTCGGCCACGTTGAACGAGGCGATCGGCGATGTCGTACGCCGCTGGTCCGCCGTGCACGGGATCGACGGGCGGCTCACCATCACCGGTACGCCGCGGGTGCTGACGCCCGATGAAGAATCCACCTTGCTGCGGGCCGCGCAGGAGGCACTCGCCAACGTGGCCAAGTACGCGCAGGCTACTCGGGTGGGGGTGACGTTGTCGTACCTGGAGAGGAAGGTCGCGTTGGACGTACGGGACGACGGGATCGGGTTCGATCCGGCCGCGAGTACTGACGGGAGCACGGCGTCGGCGGGCGGGGGATTCGGGCTGATCGCGATGCGGCAGCGGGTCGAGGCACTGAACGGCACCCTCGAAATCGAGTCCGAGCCCGGCGCCGGCACCGCGATCTCAGCAACCATCCCAACCTCCGGAGCAGCCGCCGACGCGGGCGCATCCGTCGACGCGGGAGTTGCCGGGGATGCGGGAGTAGCCGGAGCGGCCGGGGATGCGGGGGTGTCCTCGTGA
- a CDS encoding pentapeptide repeat-containing protein, with product MADRGRTAAPTESTIRDWDEADPSGQTYRRVLFVDADLTEVQNRGGVFEECTFRGVKFNASTHTDAAFVNCTFVRCSLFDTTFTRCKLVGSYFDDCSFNLLKVTGGDWSFTALPRANLKGTEFSGVKFREADLTGIRAANAGLRDLDLSGATLQRADFTGADLRGSDLSTLDPLTVTLRDARIDVTQAMIVAAALGLDVRP from the coding sequence ATGGCTGACCGAGGGCGTACGGCCGCGCCGACCGAGTCGACAATCCGGGACTGGGACGAGGCGGACCCGTCCGGGCAGACGTACCGGCGGGTGTTGTTCGTCGACGCCGACCTGACCGAGGTGCAGAACCGTGGCGGGGTGTTCGAGGAGTGCACGTTCCGCGGGGTCAAGTTCAACGCGTCCACGCATACCGACGCCGCGTTCGTGAACTGCACGTTCGTCCGGTGCTCGCTGTTCGACACCACCTTCACCCGATGCAAACTGGTCGGCAGCTACTTCGACGACTGCAGCTTCAACCTGCTCAAGGTGACCGGCGGCGACTGGTCCTTCACCGCGCTCCCGCGGGCGAACCTGAAAGGCACCGAGTTCAGCGGGGTGAAGTTCCGCGAGGCGGATCTGACCGGCATCCGCGCCGCGAACGCCGGGCTCCGCGACCTCGACCTGTCCGGCGCGACGCTGCAGCGGGCCGATTTCACCGGCGCCGACCTGCGCGGCTCCGACCTGTCCACGCTCGATCCGCTGACCGTGACACTGCGGGACGCGCGGATCGACGTTACCCAGGCGATGATTGTCGCGGCCGCGCTAGGGCTCGACGTCAGACCGTGA
- a CDS encoding DUF4097 family beta strand repeat-containing protein, whose protein sequence is MALEEEVLTQAREQLVRVLRAMMRFMDRISKSKGQEFRDLVDRNARTDRNGKVDSQRPSLTAEIDRGGSPAEISGRITAIHGSAWSGRTTNSFRQIRDPQGMFGDPQVIAATNAYQSYQPALRAIAADRNRLLQLARQTEDIARQTLLASQAATPRQAPPFVQPFNPAAATNQRVQPAPGQAPGVPQAPPPPGAQPATPFNPAAQTPAAGPGNQAPIVSATPTVGDSAMATAYRNVMQPGPARPNQPPAQQAQSVLEQVRAAVQQADAAIQAAQARAGQAPYRMTPQPGVGQSAGAQAPGAAQSVMSPQEADARAAAQELRQGMQAAAQDRATQGPGGPGQGGPPGQGGPGAQAGMGGPDGRGQGGTSRTWTVPGSDPVTLDARLLGAGGRVIVVADPNCTEARITVSTRDTTGPAADAVQDAGVRTGPDGRIKAKVQQVGGSVEGGTISSGHYYGDVVVGNGSMVTVSDSGRTTHMSFGNNTQIVTGSHASRFGYNVSGGNSMESPSPIDIYAVVPEGSSVECRTHNASLETSGKLNIVDARTGNGDVTVEQAETVEAKAGNGDVKVEQAGTVKADTGNGNVDVTNARTVKADTGNGNIDVTNAGTVKANTGNGKVKVGKAESVDAHSGNGDIDVGSAGKVEAETGNGVIWVEHAGTVDATCGNGHVQVESAGEVDVSTGTASVDIRNADKVDVTTGVGVTRTTPSSRGDITVGSTKDANLHAKLGDVRVTDLNGNADVRAPQGSVDVHANSGGTVKASSTMGSVNVTASQTATSQGLRVDAAGAQVQTPAGASTPQAAASSGGERSFTDRSGPDRSGPSRPSRE, encoded by the coding sequence GTGGCGCTGGAGGAAGAGGTCCTCACGCAAGCGCGTGAGCAACTGGTGCGCGTCCTCCGCGCGATGATGCGGTTCATGGACCGGATCTCCAAGTCCAAGGGCCAGGAGTTCCGGGACTTGGTGGATCGGAACGCGCGTACGGACCGCAACGGGAAGGTGGACTCCCAGCGCCCGAGTCTGACCGCGGAGATCGATCGCGGCGGCAGCCCCGCCGAAATCTCGGGCCGGATCACCGCGATCCACGGCAGCGCCTGGTCCGGCCGGACGACGAACTCGTTCCGCCAGATACGCGACCCGCAGGGCATGTTCGGTGATCCACAAGTGATCGCCGCGACAAACGCATACCAGAGCTACCAGCCCGCCCTCCGAGCCATCGCCGCCGATCGAAACCGACTACTCCAACTAGCTCGCCAGACCGAGGACATCGCCCGCCAAACCCTCCTCGCCTCCCAAGCAGCAACCCCGCGCCAGGCGCCCCCGTTCGTACAGCCATTCAACCCGGCGGCGGCAACGAACCAGCGAGTCCAGCCGGCCCCAGGCCAGGCACCCGGGGTACCCCAGGCACCCCCGCCGCCAGGGGCCCAGCCGGCAACTCCGTTCAACCCGGCAGCCCAGACACCGGCGGCGGGCCCCGGCAACCAGGCCCCGATCGTCTCCGCGACACCGACCGTCGGTGACAGCGCGATGGCGACCGCCTACCGCAACGTGATGCAGCCCGGCCCTGCCCGGCCGAACCAACCACCGGCTCAGCAGGCGCAGTCGGTGCTTGAGCAGGTGCGGGCAGCGGTTCAGCAGGCAGACGCGGCGATCCAGGCTGCCCAAGCAAGAGCCGGCCAGGCTCCGTACCGCATGACACCGCAACCCGGCGTCGGACAATCCGCCGGTGCTCAGGCACCGGGTGCTGCGCAGTCGGTCATGTCACCTCAAGAGGCCGACGCCCGAGCAGCAGCGCAGGAGCTCCGGCAAGGAATGCAGGCAGCTGCTCAGGATCGAGCGACACAAGGCCCGGGAGGTCCAGGCCAAGGAGGTCCGCCAGGCCAGGGCGGCCCGGGGGCTCAGGCGGGCATGGGCGGCCCGGACGGGCGGGGACAGGGCGGGACCAGTCGTACGTGGACCGTGCCGGGGTCTGACCCGGTGACGCTTGACGCTCGGTTGCTGGGGGCGGGTGGGCGGGTGATTGTGGTGGCCGACCCCAACTGCACCGAGGCGCGGATCACCGTCAGCACCAGGGATACGACCGGCCCGGCAGCGGATGCCGTCCAGGACGCCGGTGTGCGTACGGGCCCCGACGGCAGAATCAAAGCCAAGGTGCAACAGGTAGGTGGTTCCGTCGAAGGCGGGACCATCAGTAGCGGGCACTACTACGGAGACGTTGTCGTGGGCAACGGGTCGATGGTCACGGTGAGCGATAGTGGACGCACGACGCACATGTCCTTTGGCAACAATACTCAAATCGTCACGGGCAGTCACGCTTCTCGTTTTGGCTACAACGTCAGCGGCGGAAACTCCATGGAGAGTCCTTCGCCGATCGACATCTACGCGGTCGTGCCGGAAGGCAGCTCGGTGGAGTGCCGGACCCACAACGCGAGCCTTGAGACGTCAGGCAAGCTGAACATCGTCGACGCGAGGACCGGTAACGGCGACGTGACGGTTGAGCAAGCCGAGACCGTCGAGGCGAAGGCCGGCAACGGCGACGTCAAGGTTGAGCAAGCCGGGACAGTCAAGGCGGACACTGGTAACGGCAACGTCGACGTCACGAACGCCAGGACAGTCAAGGCGGACACTGGTAACGGCAACATCGACGTCACGAACGCCGGGACAGTCAAGGCGAACACCGGTAACGGCAAGGTCAAGGTTGGAAAGGCCGAGAGCGTTGACGCGCATTCCGGCAACGGCGATATCGACGTTGGGAGTGCCGGCAAGGTTGAGGCGGAGACCGGCAACGGCGTAATCTGGGTCGAGCACGCGGGCACTGTCGATGCGACCTGCGGCAACGGTCACGTCCAGGTGGAGAGCGCCGGCGAGGTTGATGTGTCGACCGGCACTGCCTCCGTCGACATCCGGAACGCAGACAAGGTCGACGTGACCACAGGGGTGGGAGTTACCCGCACTACGCCCTCGTCGAGAGGAGATATCACGGTCGGCTCCACCAAGGACGCGAACCTGCACGCGAAGCTGGGCGACGTCCGGGTCACGGATCTCAACGGCAACGCGGACGTTCGGGCGCCGCAGGGGTCAGTCGATGTGCATGCGAACTCTGGTGGAACGGTGAAGGCGAGTTCGACCATGGGCAGCGTCAACGTGACCGCGAGCCAGACGGCTACTTCGCAAGGGCTGAGGGTGGACGCAGCAGGGGCTCAGGTGCAGACCCCGGCGGGGGCGAGTACGCCGCAGGCCGCGGCCTCGTCCGGTGGGGAGCGGTCGTTCACGGATCGGTCCGGGCCGGATCGGTCTGGGCCGTCGCGGCCCAGTCGGGAGTGA
- a CDS encoding ABC transporter permease, translating to MIRVVVKRLLIGVLVMWGAASLIFLIVRVAPGDPVSILLGPDATQDQIKELSASLGLERPLAVQYVDYLAHVVRLDFGDSYRLGHPAMTEVLDRLSVTAELMLASTLIAVVLGLLLGLLAGGRPGSVVDRVVSAAAIALQSFPTFWIGIMLILVFALALRLLPSAGSGTPQHLILPTITMALPFTAIVARLTRTSVVETLREPYIQTAKSKGLTDRQVLLGHALRNSLLPVVTIVGLHMGGLMGGAVIVENVFAWPGLGSLVVDSVTNRDYEVVQAATFVIAGVVMLFNLAADLVYSQLDPRIRLEGS from the coding sequence ATGATCCGCGTTGTGGTCAAGCGACTGCTGATCGGCGTCCTGGTGATGTGGGGCGCGGCGTCGCTGATCTTCCTGATCGTCCGGGTCGCACCAGGCGATCCCGTCTCGATCCTGCTCGGTCCGGATGCGACCCAGGACCAGATCAAGGAGCTGAGCGCTTCACTCGGTCTGGAACGCCCACTGGCCGTGCAGTACGTCGACTACCTCGCGCACGTCGTACGCCTCGACTTCGGCGACTCGTACCGGCTAGGGCATCCAGCGATGACCGAAGTACTCGATCGGCTGTCCGTGACCGCCGAACTCATGCTGGCGTCCACACTGATCGCTGTCGTACTCGGTCTGCTCCTCGGCCTCCTGGCCGGCGGCCGACCAGGCAGTGTGGTCGATCGAGTCGTGTCAGCCGCCGCGATCGCATTGCAGTCGTTCCCGACGTTCTGGATCGGCATCATGCTGATCCTGGTCTTCGCGCTCGCGCTACGACTGCTGCCAAGCGCGGGATCGGGTACGCCGCAACATCTGATCCTGCCGACGATCACCATGGCGTTACCGTTCACCGCGATCGTCGCGCGCCTGACCCGGACCAGTGTGGTCGAGACGCTGCGCGAACCGTACATCCAGACCGCGAAGTCGAAGGGCCTCACCGATCGTCAGGTACTGCTTGGCCACGCGCTCCGCAATTCGCTGCTTCCGGTCGTGACCATCGTCGGTCTGCACATGGGCGGTCTGATGGGCGGCGCGGTGATCGTCGAGAACGTGTTCGCCTGGCCAGGGCTCGGCTCGCTGGTCGTCGATTCGGTCACCAACCGCGACTACGAGGTGGTCCAGGCGGCGACGTTCGTGATCGCCGGGGTGGTGATGCTGTTCAACCTGGCCGCCGACCTCGTCTATTCACAGCTCGATCCGCGGATCCGCCTGGAGGGCAGCTGA
- a CDS encoding response regulator, with the protein MIRLLIADDHPIVRDGLSGMFAAEPGFEVVGQAGDGAEAVRMAETLRPDVILMDLQMPDMNGLTAITELAERGITSRVLVLTTYDTDGYVVPAIEAGATGYLLKDAPRDDLLRAVQAAAEGKSVLAPSVANTLMNHVRTPPTPDILSPRELEVLQAVAAGNTNREIAAHLFISEATVKTHLLNIYAKLTAPDRASAVAKAFKLGLL; encoded by the coding sequence GTGATTCGGTTGCTGATTGCGGACGATCATCCGATCGTGCGCGACGGGCTGAGCGGGATGTTCGCGGCCGAGCCCGGGTTCGAGGTGGTCGGCCAGGCCGGCGACGGCGCCGAGGCGGTACGGATGGCCGAAACGCTGCGCCCCGACGTGATCCTGATGGACTTGCAGATGCCCGACATGAACGGCCTCACCGCGATCACCGAACTCGCCGAACGCGGCATCACCTCGCGCGTACTCGTCCTCACCACCTACGACACCGACGGCTACGTCGTACCCGCGATCGAAGCCGGCGCCACCGGTTACCTGCTGAAGGACGCCCCTCGCGACGACCTGCTCCGCGCCGTCCAAGCAGCCGCCGAAGGCAAGTCGGTCCTCGCCCCCTCAGTGGCGAACACGTTGATGAACCACGTCCGTACGCCACCCACCCCCGACATCCTCAGCCCCCGCGAACTGGAGGTCCTGCAAGCCGTCGCGGCCGGCAACACCAACCGCGAAATCGCCGCCCACCTCTTCATCAGCGAAGCGACAGTCAAGACCCACCTACTCAACATCTACGCCAAACTAACCGCACCCGACCGAGCCTCAGCCGTAGCCAAAGCCTTCAAACTCGGCCTCCTCTGA
- a CDS encoding LacI family DNA-binding transcriptional regulator, translating into MRRSPAKRPTQADIARLAGVSQATVSLVLNERDAGVRISPATRERVLTVMREWGYVANASARSLAGGRNKIIGVYTFEPVFPTSGVDFYFPFLLGMEQEAADLGYDLLLFTSAGGERQIFRDGSTRLWHADGALLLGRDPNVEEIEQLRDSGFPFVYVGHREVAGPPVSYVAADYAGATRQLTERLFQLGHQRVAYARIGNGVAQPSRDREQGFRRATPSRHLTGPVWTLDSVAEVDGLFEELQRAGVTAVLAEQQLLAEELLSCTRRRGLSVPDDLSVVVLGDSTGARQDGTPWTGLIVPREQMGQRATALLVRQLEAPDASAPNSGAPDEGALDEGALRSGGLSESVECCFAVGATVGPPKEFS; encoded by the coding sequence ATGCGTCGCAGCCCGGCAAAGCGACCCACGCAGGCTGATATCGCGCGGCTCGCCGGGGTCAGTCAGGCGACCGTCTCGCTGGTGCTCAACGAGCGCGACGCGGGGGTACGGATCAGTCCGGCGACCCGCGAGCGGGTGCTGACCGTGATGCGCGAGTGGGGGTACGTCGCGAACGCGTCGGCCCGTTCGCTGGCCGGCGGGCGGAACAAGATCATCGGCGTCTACACGTTCGAGCCGGTGTTCCCGACCAGCGGCGTGGACTTCTACTTCCCGTTCCTGCTCGGCATGGAGCAGGAGGCGGCGGACCTCGGCTACGACCTGCTGCTGTTCACCAGCGCCGGCGGCGAACGGCAGATCTTCCGCGACGGCTCGACCCGGCTCTGGCACGCGGACGGCGCGCTGCTGCTCGGCCGCGACCCCAATGTCGAGGAGATCGAGCAACTCCGCGACTCCGGTTTTCCCTTCGTGTACGTGGGCCACCGTGAGGTAGCCGGTCCACCGGTCTCGTACGTGGCCGCCGACTACGCGGGTGCTACGCGGCAGCTCACCGAGCGGCTGTTCCAGCTCGGGCACCAGCGGGTCGCGTACGCGCGGATCGGCAATGGTGTCGCTCAACCGAGCCGGGATCGCGAGCAGGGGTTCCGCCGGGCAACGCCCTCCCGGCATCTCACCGGTCCGGTCTGGACGCTGGACTCGGTCGCCGAGGTGGATGGGTTGTTCGAGGAGCTCCAGCGCGCCGGAGTCACCGCGGTGCTGGCCGAACAGCAGCTGCTCGCGGAGGAGTTGTTGTCGTGTACCAGGCGGCGCGGTTTGTCCGTACCGGATGACCTGAGTGTCGTGGTGCTTGGCGATTCGACCGGCGCGCGGCAGGACGGTACGCCGTGGACCGGGCTGATCGTTCCGCGCGAACAGATGGGGCAACGGGCGACGGCACTGCTCGTCCGGCAACTCGAAGCACCGGACGCGAGTGCACCGAACTCGGGTGCGCCCGACGAGGGTGCGCTGGACGAGGGTGCGCTGCGCTCGGGTGGGCTGAGCGAGAGCGTCGAGTGCTGCTTCGCGGTCGGTGCGACCGTTGGACCTCCCAAGGAGTTTTCATGA
- a CDS encoding ATP-binding cassette domain-containing protein, with the protein MDEPLLDVSGLSIDLPTRSAPVRIVDEVSFAIPAATTVGLIGESGSGKTMTANALIGLLPDGAVVQGSLRWRNEELLKATSSRRRELRGDEIAMIFQDPLAALNPTHTIGRQVGEILRRSGQSRAAVRTRVVELLDRAGIPEPAAKLASYPHEFSGGMRQRAVIAMAFRCCWPMSPRPRST; encoded by the coding sequence GTGGATGAGCCGTTGCTCGACGTGTCCGGACTCAGCATCGACCTGCCTACGCGTTCTGCACCGGTCCGGATCGTCGACGAGGTGTCGTTCGCGATCCCGGCGGCAACGACCGTCGGGTTGATCGGGGAGTCCGGCTCCGGCAAGACGATGACCGCGAACGCGTTGATCGGTCTGCTACCGGACGGTGCCGTGGTCCAAGGATCGTTGCGGTGGCGGAACGAGGAGTTGCTCAAGGCAACTTCTTCCCGCCGCCGGGAGTTGCGCGGGGACGAGATCGCGATGATCTTCCAGGACCCGTTGGCCGCGCTGAACCCGACGCACACGATCGGGCGCCAAGTCGGCGAGATCCTGCGGCGTTCGGGGCAGTCCCGGGCCGCGGTCCGTACCCGGGTCGTCGAGCTGCTGGACCGGGCCGGCATACCCGAACCGGCGGCGAAGTTGGCGAGTTATCCACATGAGTTCTCCGGCGGCATGCGCCAGCGCGCGGTGATCGCGATGGCGTTTCGCTGCTGCTGGCCGATGAGCCCACGACCGCGCTCGACGTGA
- a CDS encoding ABC transporter permease, which produces MATLAATRPLAVRRIGTWFGRIPYVVLTIYALVAGLGPLVIDYNPISTSLDDRMLKPGAELSTGGTAWLGTDGLGRDVFAQVVYGARTSILIGIATVVVSCIIGVTIGTVAGYFRGRLDTFLARGIDILMAFPAILLTIVIAGAFERSVPVVVIALAATAWISFARVTRSVALSLRERAWVDAARVLGVRRRAILLRHVAPFTIGPVVALATLEFALVVLAEAGLSFLGIGLPPSAVSWGQTIANGKQYLASAWWISALPGIALSLLIVNIGILGDQLTARYGRGHLK; this is translated from the coding sequence ATGGCCACGCTCGCTGCGACGCGTCCACTCGCCGTTCGCCGGATCGGTACCTGGTTCGGCCGGATCCCCTACGTCGTGCTGACGATCTACGCCCTGGTCGCGGGGCTCGGACCGTTGGTGATCGACTACAACCCGATCAGTACGTCGCTGGACGACCGCATGCTCAAGCCTGGCGCCGAGTTGTCCACAGGCGGCACCGCCTGGCTGGGGACGGACGGTCTCGGCCGCGACGTATTCGCCCAGGTCGTGTACGGCGCGCGAACGTCGATCCTGATCGGTATCGCCACCGTCGTGGTGTCCTGCATCATTGGTGTCACCATCGGTACGGTCGCCGGGTACTTCCGTGGCCGGCTGGACACGTTCCTTGCCCGTGGCATCGACATCCTGATGGCGTTCCCGGCCATCCTGCTGACGATCGTGATCGCCGGCGCGTTCGAGCGGAGCGTACCGGTGGTGGTGATCGCGCTGGCCGCGACCGCGTGGATCTCGTTCGCCCGGGTCACTCGCAGCGTCGCGCTGTCGCTGCGCGAACGGGCCTGGGTGGACGCCGCCCGGGTGCTCGGTGTGCGCCGCCGGGCGATCCTGCTCCGGCACGTGGCACCGTTCACGATCGGTCCGGTGGTCGCGCTCGCCACCCTCGAGTTCGCCCTCGTCGTACTCGCCGAGGCCGGCCTCAGCTTCCTCGGTATCGGGCTGCCGCCGTCGGCGGTTTCCTGGGGTCAAACCATTGCCAACGGCAAGCAATACCTGGCGAGCGCGTGGTGGATCTCGGCGCTGCCGGGGATCGCCCTGTCGCTGTTGATCGTCAACATCGGAATCCTCGGTGACCAGCTCACCGCCCGCTACGGACGCGGACACCTGAAGTGA